The nucleotide sequence GGCGTACGCGCTCACCTTCTTCGCCTCGGACTGCTACGCGGAGCTGTACGGCCGGCGGGCGGCACAGGTCATGGTGAACGTCGCCTTCGTGATGAACTTCGTGTTGCTGGCGCTGGTGTGGTCGACCATCATGGCGCCGGCGTCCCCGAACTCGCCCGTCGATCCCGCGTCGTTCGCGGCGGTGCTCGGCGCGAGCACGAACATCGTCGCGGGGAGCCTGCTCGCCTACATCGTCAGCCAGAACTGGGACGTCCTCGTCTTCCACCGCCTCCGGGAGGCGACCGAGGGCGACTTCCTCTGGCTCCGGAACATCGCCTCGACGGCGACGAGTCAGGCCATCGACACCGTCATCTTCGTCGGCGTGGCCTTCTACCTCC is from Haloplanus salinarum and encodes:
- a CDS encoding queuosine precursor transporter → MSAGRDAWPVGRVAILALFVTALVTAQLTASKVLAIPLPVAVPRIGATVSLPGAALAYALTFFASDCYAELYGRRAAQVMVNVAFVMNFVLLALVWSTIMAPASPNSPVDPASFAAVLGASTNIVAGSLLAYIVSQNWDVLVFHRLREATEGDFLWLRNIASTATSQAIDTVIFVGVAFYLLPRYAGIGEATPWSLVVGLMLGQYLLKLLIALVDTPFVYAVVGLVRSRADAAAKAAAAATGEPERE